In Candidatus Nitrosotenuis uzonensis, the sequence ACGGGAGCACATGTTATAGCGTATGGAATACATGACGAGATACCTGCAGGCCTGCCGCTTGAAGAAATAGTTGATGAGATAAGGCGTCAGGATGCCATCTCTTGCGCCCCACACCCGTTCAGCCTGCTTGATGCATTGCGGGAAAAAGCCAAGATGTGCGACCTAATAGAGGTGTTCAACAGCAATAACGTGGACGTGATCTCTAATGCTCGCGCAACAAAATTCTCAATGGAACACAACAAAATAGGCGTCGCAGGAAGCGATTCTCACGTGCTTTCAACTCTTGGAAGATGTGTGAACCTGTTGGAAGCGGAAAACAACCTAGATGATGCCCTGTATTCTATGAGGCATGGAAAGATCTCAATACTTAGCACCGGATACGCAAGAGAAAAGGAGACACTTGAACACATCAAGTACAAAATCAACAATTCCAAAGATTATCTTGCAGAATACATACGGGAGCATTATCCGAACTCAGAATGGATGCTTTCATTTCTCTTGAGAATATATGATGCAAATCAGAATAGTTATCTGTGGTCTCTTGTATACAAGCTTGCAGTGTTTTTGATGAAAAGAGTATCAAGAAAAATCAACATGCTTGATTATGATCCGTCCGAGATTGCCAGCAGAAATCTATCAAGAATGCTCAAGATGGCAATATAGGATCTGTAATCAAATTCTACCAAATCGCAGTATTCAAGATAAAATAAATAAAAATCAGCTTTAGCTTTAACTAAAGTTAAATAGATTTTAATATGCATTCGGGCACTGGAGATCATCTATGAGTGCAACCACAAAAAAACTCGATGCACGGGGACTGTTTTGCCCCGAACCTGTCTTTAGAACAAAGATTGAAGTTGAAAAAATGCAGGTTGGTGAGATCCTGACAGTTCTTGCAGACGACCCAAATGCGGAAGAGGACATATCAAGATGGGTCAAGCGAAACGGTCATGAGCTTTTGGGATTGCAAAAAAGAGATTCAGAGCTGGAATTCTCAATTAAAAAGGTGAAATAACTTCTGGCAACCAAAGTGCTAACTGATCAAGAGATCCTAAAAAGAATTGGTAACACCCCGCTTGTGAAATTAGAATCATTATCAAATTCCAAGACCACGTATTTTGCAAAGCTAGAGGGGCACAACCCATTCGGTTCAGTCAAAGACCGTGCAGCATACTGGATGATAAAGGATGCAGAAGAAAAAGGTAGGCTAAAGCGCGGCGAGACAATAATCATAGAACCGACATCGGGAAATACGGGAATCGCACTTACTGGAATTGCAAACCTTCTTGGATATCAGGTGGAAATTGTGATTCCAGAAAAGGCAAGCGAGGAGACAAAAAAGATCATCTCTTCACTTGGCGCAAAGCTTTACGAGACAAGTGACGATCTATGCCCGAAGGTCGGCTCTGGAACAGACCAGAGCATCGCACTTGCCACCTCAATTGCATCGGCAAGGCCAGACAAGTATTTCTCGCCAAACCAATATTCAAACGAGGCAAATTTTCTTGGTCACTACAGGGGGACCGGTCCTGAAATATGGAATCAGACTGAGGGTAAGGTCACCCACTTTTTCACTGGCGTGGGCACTGGCGGTACAATCACTGGAATCTCATCGTATCTTAAGGAGCAGAACCCAAAAATCAAGACGATCGCAGTACAGCCGCAGCAAAATCACCTCATCCAAGGTCTAAGAAACTTTGAAGAGTCAGCAAAACCGGACTTGTTCCTCAGACGCGAGAAGGTAGTTGATGACTGGATCACAGTTACAAATGACCAGGCATTTGCATCGGTAAGGGAAATATTTGAAAAAGAAAAGATGCTTGTTAGCCCATCATCTGCCGCAGTGTATACAGGAATGAAAAACTACAAAATTGATGAGGGATGCGTAGTTGGAATCTTTGCAGATGATGGAAGGAAATTCAAAAGCCTGTACGCTCAACAAAAAGTATTCACAGAAGAAGACTTTGATAGGGCCCTAAAGGAAGCAAAACACGTATCCAAAATTGTTTACATGTAATGCTTAGGCCTGTATCTTGCTAATCATCGTGTTTAACGAAAACGGTTTTTCTAGCACTTCGACGCTTTCAGGTATCGTACCGGGCGTCTTCAGAAGCGAGTTAATATCGTACGCTGATGCAAAAATAATCCTTTGATTCGGCCTTTTATCCAGTATTTCTTTTGCAACCTCGACTCCACTTTTTTTTGGCATGTTGTTATCTAACAACACCACATCAAATGGATTCTTATCTATTGAGTTGAATTCTGACTTGATAAGCTCATCAGAATATCTTTCTATGCATTCCTGTCCGTCCCTTGCAATCACAACACTGTGACCGCTTTTTTCCAACACGCGTGCATACTGGGTAGCAGTAAACACATTGTCTTCTGCAACAAGTATCTTCAATGCCATCGATCCACTGTTGAATTCCGTGAATAATTTAAGATGAGTTTGTCTAAAGCACACAAACACTAATTTGCCATGGTCTCGACCGTCTTTTCCGCAAGCGGAAGCGAGAACTCAAAGCTTGCACCCCGGTCAGCGTTGTTTCTTGCGCTGATCCTGCCTCCGTGGGCCTCCACAATTCCCTTGCACAAAAATAACCCAAGTCCGTTGCCGCTTTGATTCTCTCGCTCATGTCCTTTTGTGACAAACTTGCCAAATATGTTGGGCAGTATCTCTTTTGGTATGCCCAATCCGGTATCACTAATAGTGACTAACAGACTTGCGGTGCGTGCGTCTATGTGTGTTTTTACTCTAATGGTGCCTTTTTCGGTAAACTTGATTGCGTTCCCAATTAAATTGCGTAGAACCTGCTCTATTCTCACTCTGTCTACTTCAACTTCCGCATCGTCGGCAAGCTCCTCAACAATTGACAAATCTTTACTTAGTGATTTTCTCATCATGTTTATCGTGTCTTTGATTATTTCATTAATTG encodes:
- a CDS encoding PHP-associated domain-containing protein; the protein is MDHIRAELHCHNLFSNFHVGEKEPPFDCNITITEQLERCRTLGLGAMFVTNHNTLNGYTQILEYKNDHVKYRDIQIYPAEEITTDTGAHVIAYGIHDEIPAGLPLEEIVDEIRRQDAISCAPHPFSLLDALREKAKMCDLIEVFNSNNVDVISNARATKFSMEHNKIGVAGSDSHVLSTLGRCVNLLEAENNLDDALYSMRHGKISILSTGYAREKETLEHIKYKINNSKDYLAEYIREHYPNSEWMLSFLLRIYDANQNSYLWSLVYKLAVFLMKRVSRKINMLDYDPSEIASRNLSRMLKMAI
- a CDS encoding sulfurtransferase TusA family protein — its product is MSATTKKLDARGLFCPEPVFRTKIEVEKMQVGEILTVLADDPNAEEDISRWVKRNGHELLGLQKRDSELEFSIKKVK
- a CDS encoding response regulator; this translates as MALKILVAEDNVFTATQYARVLEKSGHSVVIARDGQECIERYSDELIKSEFNSIDKNPFDVVLLDNNMPKKSGVEVAKEILDKRPNQRIIFASAYDINSLLKTPGTIPESVEVLEKPFSLNTMISKIQA
- a CDS encoding PLP-dependent cysteine synthase family protein produces the protein MLTDQEILKRIGNTPLVKLESLSNSKTTYFAKLEGHNPFGSVKDRAAYWMIKDAEEKGRLKRGETIIIEPTSGNTGIALTGIANLLGYQVEIVIPEKASEETKKIISSLGAKLYETSDDLCPKVGSGTDQSIALATSIASARPDKYFSPNQYSNEANFLGHYRGTGPEIWNQTEGKVTHFFTGVGTGGTITGISSYLKEQNPKIKTIAVQPQQNHLIQGLRNFEESAKPDLFLRREKVVDDWITVTNDQAFASVREIFEKEKMLVSPSSAAVYTGMKNYKIDEGCVVGIFADDGRKFKSLYAQQKVFTEEDFDRALKEAKHVSKIVYM